The nucleotide sequence TTATTAATATTTCCTCCACACCGGCTATTTCCGGAAATGCCGGAGGTTTCCCCCACTCCATTGCTAAATCGGGAAATATAACATTAACAAAATGTATCGTCAAGGAGTAAAGCAGCTACGGGATAAGAGCATACACTCTCGCATTAGGTAATATCGCGACACCTGTAACATTAGATTCAATGACAGAGCAGATTATCTTCATGGCCGCTCTTGAATCTCCAATGAAAAGAGGGGTCAACCCTAACGAAGTAGCTATGGGTCCTGCGAGCCTAGCGGATGATAGTTTCTCTTTTGCTACAGGGAATATCATCGTTATAGACGGTGGAACTGTATTAATTTAGTTGTCAATAAAACAGGATTGTATATGAGTAAACATGTTAGGAATAGGGCTTTTAACCCTACTGTACTATTTCAAAATTTATTTTTTCTTTTTTAAATAAATCCATTAAAGTATTGGCTTGGTCCTTATTCTCCAGCTCCAAACTCAGGTATACTCCCGCAGTACCAGCTGGTATGTTTGAACTAAGTCGATCGTGTTCTACCTCAACGATATTGACACTAGCCTTTGATATCGCATCAACAATTTTTTTTAGGGCTCCAGGTTTATCGTTAAGATCTACAAATATTTTCAATAATCTACCTGTTTGCATTAAGCCTTTAGCAACGATCTGTCCTAAGAGATACATGTCAACATTTCCACCAGAGACAATAGAGACCAAATTCTTGCCTTGTTCCTTATTTTTCTTCTTAGAAATAAGGTAGGCAAGAGCAGCTGCACCAGCAGGTTCTGATACGATTTTTGATCGTTCCATCAACAAAAACATGGTCTTTACAATAGCACTATCATCTATCAAAACAATACTATCAACGTATTTCTTTACGATTTCAAAAGTTAGTTTACCAGGAGTTTTGATAGAAATACCATCAGCTATTGTGTAACCCTCTATAGCTTTTGTTACCTTATTTGTAGAAACTGATTTTTTCATAGTCGGAAAGGCAGCAGATTCAACACCGATAATTTTAACTCTTGGGTTGATTGATTTTATCGCCACAGATATTCCCGAAATCAATCCGCCCCCTCCTATAGGAACATACACCTCGTCCACGTTTTCTAAGTCTTCCATAATTTCCAAGCCAATTGTCCCCTGTCCTGAAATTATATCTGCATCTTCAAAAGCAGGAATAATAGTTTTATTTTCTTTCTCAGCAAAATCTTTGACAGAATTAGCAGATTCATCGTAACTGTTTCCTTCCAAAATTACTTTGGCCCCGTAAGACTTTGTGGCCACAATCTTACTTGGAGATGCATTTTTAGGCATAACAATCGTGCATGAAATATTATGAAATTTGGAAGCAAAAGCTACCGCTTGAGCATGATTGCCTGCCGAAGCCGCAATTACTCCATTCTTTTTTAACTCTTCTGACAAATTATGTATTTTTACCATCGCTCCTCGAACTTTAAAAGATCCAGTTTTCTGAAGACATTCGAGTTTCAAATAAACATTGTTACCATTTAATTTAGAAAACGTTGCCGATTTTATCAGATCTGTTCTTCTGATATTATATTTTGTTAGTAGCTTTTGAGCCTCCTTAATCTTATTCAAGTCTAAGTTGGAAATTTCTTATCCTTGAAAAGAGGATCGGTGGTTTATTTAAATCTGTTGTATATAACCTTACCTGTTTAGTCATGCTTACTGCAGATGATACTTGAGAATAAGTCACGATTTGTATTGCATTTCTTAAGTAGGTCTAAAGATATCAAAATCTTGCTATAACCGAGAAATCACTATAATGCATGTTAGTTCATTTAAGAAACTAATTTTCATATTACGGGATTTTGCTCAACTAATAAGTCCAAATTTATAGTCACAATGACCCTAAATCATTCCGATATAGATTGATTCAAGAGAGCAGTGGTAGTGAATCATACAGTAGAGTCAAATAGCAGATTAATATCAACAAAGGCGGGTTGGTAAACACATATATCAGTTTTGGTATCAATTCTTTACTATTTCAAGTATCTTAATCAATTACGGAGAAGTGGCCACTACATATCGGTTTGATCGCTCTAACTTGGCTCACCCAAGAGTAGGTTTACAAAGTACATGTTTCGTCATATAAATTAAAAGAAGGGTTTACAGGATTAAAAGAGAGGGATCCCCGAGTTGTTAAATTATAATGATATGCCTTTTAAAAATGGTGTGCTGGAAGTATTTAAGGCCACTTCGTATCATTTTCCGCGCGTTTACTACAATCTATTTTCACACTTCTCATGCGAATTCCACCAGAAGGAAATATGGACTTTAAATAAACCTATAATACCCAGGAAGTTTGGCTATGTATATGCTTGAAATGATGAAATGTTATTGTGGAGAACAAATTATTATTGAGCCAGAAATTAACGAAACCATAGAACAACATATTAATAGAAGACAGTGTCCCCAATGCGAAAGAATTGGTCAATGGACTACAACCGCGTGACTCTTCAAAAAAGAGATATATAATATCATTATTTTTGAAAAATGTCTTAAAATTGTTTGAAAGAACATTTATGCTGCCAAGCAACACTTCTTCTTGGAAATTGTAACGATGATCCTAAATAACGGTGTAATATGTCGGGGCAGATAAACATCTGTAGAGCACTTAGTAGTAACTTTATCCAATAAAATTAATTCGTACTTTAATTATAATCAAATGACTTTCTTTAATTTGAAAAGTTTGTTAGTAAAATTTATTATTGTAGTAATTATTTGCAAGGTTTCTGGATTTGTAAAAAGATGAAAAGTGTTCTAGACATTCGTTTTAATACTCGGCATAGTCTGGGTCAGTTCCAAGATTATATCTAAATCATGCCTTAGAGTTACTTCAGTAACACCTGCAACTCTTGCAATCTTGCTTTGAGTAATTTCCTCATTATATTCCTTACATGACAAGTAAAGAACAGCTCCAGCCAAACCCATAGGATTTTTCCCGGCAGAAATCCCTGTTTTCATTACAGTCATCATCACTTTGATGGCGCGTCGTTTGGCCCTCTCTGAAATCCCGCAAATATTTCCTATTTTAATTATTTCTTTTAGCGCATCGACTTGAGGTACTTTGAGATCCAGTTCAAACATTACCTTTCTGTATATTCTTGCTAATTCTTTTTCCTTAAGATTAGAAATTTTTGCAATTTCCTTTAGTGTTCTTGATATCCCTAATTCTCTGCATGCAATATATGAAGCGACTGCTAAAGCTCCCTTTATTGTTCTTCCTTTTATTAATTTTCGTTCCTGAATCTTCCTGTAAAGATATGCAACCTTTTCAACTGCCGATTCTGGTAAACCAAGTACATCTTTCATTGTGTATAATTGAATAAATGCAGTTTGGAGATTCCTCTTAGAAGGATCTTTTGTTTGAGATCTGGCATCCCATGTTCTCCACCGACCTATTCTACTTTTCATTGCTAGGTCAATTTGACGGCCAGATGCATCTTTGTCTATTTTACCTATGACAGTCGAAAGGCCACGATCGTACTTAGCCAATGAAGTGGGTGCGCCAGTTCGATCCCTAAAATCTGAGTCCTGAATATTTGAAGATGTCCACTCAGACCTTGTTGCTTCAGTATTATCAATTATAACACTCCCACAGGTAGTGCAAATCAATTCACCAGAATTCTGATCGGTAATTATATTACCGTGCTTATTACATAAAGGACATAAGACCGATAAATAGGAATTAATTAATTTTTGATACACTTCGTTTTTTTCCTCCACATTTTAGTTCTTATTATAATGTGTGCCCTTCATTTTATCGTTTCTAATGTAATAATCATCACGTTATCGATATATCGATTACGAATATGCGTGTTTTAAATGTTAGAATATGAAAATATTGTTAATATACGTCGTTAAAGTCTAAAAATATGATAAAATAAATCGTCCCGTGTCTTGTATTGATTATGAAACACATGTAGAAGATAAGAAGATAAGTGGTTGCTCGTAGTACTATTCTCCTGTAATTGCCCCCTATAGCAGTTTATTCATCGCCTAAGATAGGAATAATCCATGAATTGGCATGTTTTTATTAATGATAGGAATTTGACGATTATCATTGGCTACACCAAAGGAGAAAAGAAATACTTGTTGCTCCATAGCTAATACTTACATACAGATAATACATAAGCAACGTTTTAATATAGAATTAGGGAATTCAGTTCACTTAATTTTATACAAAACAGTAATGTATTGAAAGAAAATCGTTTTAACAATAAATTAGTCGAGTTGTAAGAATAACAATTAGTAACGTTCAAAGTAGGAACACGGCAATGAGAATTGTCAAAATGGTATGGTCTATGCCGGAGCCAGTCTTGATATAGCAAACGCTACTTTTAACACAAAATAAGAATATAGTCATAAACCTTGTCGTCCAATTTATATTGGTTATTTATGGATACTTATGACGACAGCAAGAATGATGCTAATCCTCAAGAATCATGGGTGGACTCTTCTGTAGAACGGATCGGGTCCCTAACAAACGAACCTGCAGAGAATCAAACAAAGGATAAAAAAGTCACATCTAAATTAGCAAACCTACTAGAAGGCATAAAATTCCCGGCCAAGAAGGAAGAAATCCTAGACCACATCAATAGAAAATCACCGCAAATGGGAAATAGAACAAACGACGTTTTTGAGAGCATCAATAACAATTTAGAAGAAGGAATCGAATACAAGAATGTTTACGAAATCGGACTAGCTGCACAGGTTGTAGAAAAAAAATAAAATATCTAACAAGCGGCGGTCTCTTGAAGTAGTTAATCTTTATATGGATATTCTTTTTCCTTATTATTTGCAGAGACTGTTCATGCAAAAATGACTGAGTAGGTTATGTACGGTATTTATAATTTTATCTCTACTGACGAATACTATTTTAGTAGGCATTTGATCGAAGTATCATGATTTCGGTAATGTTGTGCTTATTTCGATTCAGGATAGAGGCTATCGTGGCTTGTCCATAGTCGTAATAATAATTTTTATTGGACCGTATTTTTGACAAATTTTAGATCTTCGTTTTTGTTTAATCTTTGAATTCAGTGTGGAATTTACTAGGTTTACGAGCAAATATAACGAAATTATTTTATATCACAAATTTATAGAAGATGATATGAAAATTTCTAATTGGGTCATTCTTGTTTTGCCACTACTAATGATTGGACTTCCCGCCGTGCTTGCTCAATCTAACAATACCAGCATAATCAATAACACTGGAGGATTATCCTCAGAATCAGTAGACGCTGCACTTACTAACTCTACCTCAAGTCCTGCAAATTTGATTGTTAATTCCTCGTCACCGGGTGATGCTCAAAATAACACTGGAGGATTATCCTCAGAATCAGTAGACGCTGCACTTACTAACTCTACCTCAAGTCCTGCAAATTTGATTGTTAATTCCTCGTCACCGGGTGATGCTCAAAATAACACTGGAGGATTATCCTCAGAATCAGTAGACGCTGCACTTACTAACTCTACCTCAAGTCCTGCAAATTTGATTGTTAATTCCTCGTCACCGGGTGATGCTCAAAATAACACTGGAGGATTATCCTCAGAATCAGTAGACGCTGCACTTACTAACTCTACCTCAAGTCCTGCAAATTTGATTGTTAATTCCTCGTCACCGGGTGATGCTCAAAATAACACTGGAGGATTATCCTCAGAATCAGTAGACGCTGCACTTACTAACTCTACCTCAAGTCCTGCAAATTTGATTGTTAATTCCTCGTCACCGGGTGATGCTCAAAATAACACTGGAGGATTATCCTCAGAATCAGTAATTGAATCAAAGAATTAATCCTCGAGAACATCTATTACCTCTTTTATATTTATGCCTAAATTGAATTCTCAAACTGAATCATTAGAATCAATAAAAAACAAAGTAATTCATTGTGTCTTATGCGGGTTATCAGCAACTAGAAAGAATGCTGTACCAGGAAGCGGTAGCGTCACCAAAAAAATAATGCTTGTAGGGGAAGCCCCTGGAAAAAATGAGGATGAAAGGGGTAATCCATTTGTGGGGAGTGCAGGTAAAGTATTGGATCAAGCACTGATCGATGCAGGAATAGAAAGAAAAGAGATTTACATCACAAATGTGGTCAAATGTAGACCACCTAACAATAGGGTTCCGACTGAAGAAGAAATCAAAATATGCACTAATCAATATCTGAAAAAAGAGATCGATATTATTTCACCTATAGTCATTTGTATTTTGGGCGCAACAGCATTAAAGTCATTACTCGGACTAGAATATATGACACCATATCGCGGAAAAATAGTTAATAGACCGCCATTAAGATACTTTATAACATATCATCCAGCAGCTACTATTTACAATAACAAATTAAAACAAGTTTTCTTTAAAGATATCGAAATGCTAGCAAAAATAGTGAATGCTGAAGAGCAGAGACTAGATAGATTTTTCCTACCTAGCTGAGAAAAAAAAGTTAAAGATAATTTTCGAATCTTCCAATGGATTTAAATACCAACATTCAAAGCAAAATAAAATAATATAATATAATCTGGAGAATCACACATTGGTTTTTGATCATATAAGATACTCGGGATCTAAAATAAACTTTCCTAGTTCTGGTAACTAAACGTTATTAGTAAGAATTCGTTGTTCATTTTTTGATCACGTTTTAGGTTTTACACGTCTCATAATTAAAGAAATACCTCCATTATTACTAGTTCTAAAAAAATCAACATGAACTAAGATTTAGATTTAGTAATAATATAGGACGGAGGAACAGAATGAGGAGGCAGAGGTAAGGGAAGAAGGGATAATGGGTAGAAAAACAGATGCATACTATCTGGCACTAATTAAATGCGTCAAATCATTAGGCACAGCCATTGATGCTAGGTCAAGCAATGGTCCGTACCAGATACCAAATATTATCATAAACCCTAATGCAAAAAGCAATACAGCAACTATTGACTTTGGTTCTTTCTGTCTAACTCTATTTTCGCCTTCTTCCATGTACATTTTCCTTATAATCCAAGCGTAATAACCCAGAGAAAGTGCACTATTTAGAACACCAGCTATTGCAAGATACGGCCCCCACCATACCAGCTGGCCACTGTCTATGGCTGCCCCAAATATCAAATACTTACCCCAAAAACCGTTTAGAGGAGGTACCCCAGCAAGCGCAAGCAACGAAATTGTAAGCACCAAGGCAGTGATAGGCATCCTAAATCCCAATCCTTTATACTTTTCTAGTGTATATCCTGCTAGGGTAATAATTACACCTGCGGCAGCAATAAACGCGGCAGATTTCATCACTGCATGATTCATTATTTGTAATAAAGAAGCATCTAAACCAATATTAGAATATGGAGCCACTGCAAGTCCTATCAAGATATATCCAGCCTGAGCAATACTGGAATACG is from Candidatus Nitrosocosmicus arcticus and encodes:
- the ilvA gene encoding threonine ammonia-lyase, with the protein product MNKIKEAQKLLTKYNIRRTDLIKSATFSKLNGNNVYLKLECLQKTGSFKVRGAMVKIHNLSEELKKNGVIAASAGNHAQAVAFASKFHNISCTIVMPKNASPSKIVATKSYGAKVILEGNSYDESANSVKDFAEKENKTIIPAFEDADIISGQGTIGLEIMEDLENVDEVYVPIGGGGLISGISVAIKSINPRVKIIGVESAAFPTMKKSVSTNKVTKAIEGYTIADGISIKTPGKLTFEIVKKYVDSIVLIDDSAIVKTMFLLMERSKIVSEPAGAAALAYLISKKKNKEQGKNLVSIVSGGNVDMYLLGQIVAKGLMQTGRLLKIFVDLNDKPGALKKIVDAISKASVNIVEVEHDRLSSNIPAGTAGVYLSLELENKDQANTLMDLFKKEKINFEIVQ
- a CDS encoding SDR family oxidoreductase, which encodes MATPVTLDSMTEQIIFMAALESPMKRGVNPNEVAMGPASLADDSFSFATGNIIVIDGGTVLI
- a CDS encoding uracil-DNA glycosylase, with the protein product MPKLNSQTESLESIKNKVIHCVLCGLSATRKNAVPGSGSVTKKIMLVGEAPGKNEDERGNPFVGSAGKVLDQALIDAGIERKEIYITNVVKCRPPNNRVPTEEEIKICTNQYLKKEIDIISPIVICILGATALKSLLGLEYMTPYRGKIVNRPPLRYFITYHPAATIYNNKLKQVFFKDIEMLAKIVNAEEQRLDRFFLPS
- a CDS encoding transcription initiation factor IIB; this translates as MYQKLINSYLSVLCPLCNKHGNIITDQNSGELICTTCGSVIIDNTEATRSEWTSSNIQDSDFRDRTGAPTSLAKYDRGLSTVIGKIDKDASGRQIDLAMKSRIGRWRTWDARSQTKDPSKRNLQTAFIQLYTMKDVLGLPESAVEKVAYLYRKIQERKLIKGRTIKGALAVASYIACRELGISRTLKEIAKISNLKEKELARIYRKVMFELDLKVPQVDALKEIIKIGNICGISERAKRRAIKVMMTVMKTGISAGKNPMGLAGAVLYLSCKEYNEEITQSKIARVAGVTEVTLRHDLDIILELTQTMPSIKTNV